ATTAAGCTTAAACCCTAAAACACAGTGCAGCTTTTGGGCATATAGCCTGAACAAGATATTAGGTTATTTAACATGCATCCGAAACATTGAATAGCATAAGTTCATACACAGCCACATGTGCTTTTTTAACAGCTTTAAAACTGATGGCTGAACTAggggtcaaccgattaatcggcatggtcgattaattagggccgatttcataaCAACTAGGGGTCAACTGATTAATCTGCAtggtcgattaattagggccgatttcataaCAAAATCGATAATCTgcctttttggacgccgattatggccgattacattgcactccatgaggagactgcgtggcaggctgaccacctgttacacgagtgcagcgtcaaaaaggaccttgtggctgcaaggtgCCAAGGTAAGTTTCTAGCTAGCTTTAAACttatcttcacataatcactagttaactacacatggttgatgatattaataggttaactagcttgtcctgcgttgcatataatcaatgcggtgcctgttaatttatcatctaaatcacagcctacttcaacttcgccaaatggctgatgatttaacaaaagcacattcgtgaaaaaagcccaatcgttgcacaaatgtacctaaccataaacatcaatgcctttcttaaaatcaatacacagaagtatatattttttaacctgcatatttagttcaaataaatgcatgttagcaggcaatattaactagggaaattgtcactgcttgcactgaacgcaagagaagagtcagggtatatgcaacagttagTGCCGCCTGACTTGTTGCGAACTTGtgtttctttctaacaaagaccgtaattaatttgccagaattgtacataattatgagataacattgaaggttgtgcaatgtaacagcaatatttagacttagggttgccacccgttcgccaaaatacgtaacggttccatatttcactgaaagaataaacgttttgttttcgaaatgatagttaccggattttaccatattaatgaccaaaggctcgtatttctatttgtttattataattaagtctatgatttgatatttgatagagcagtctgagcggtggtaggcaacagcaggctcgtaagcattcattcaaacagcactttactgtgtTTGCGAGCAGCTTTTAGCAATGCTTGAGGCACAGCggtgtttatgacttcaagcctatcaactaagtgcctataagaacatcccatagtcaaaggtaaatgaaatacaaatggtatagagataaaTGGTCGACACGtcgtaattcctataataactacaacctaaaacataataactgggaatattgaagaactgggaatattgaagaactgggaatattgaaccaccagctttcatatgttctcatgttctgagcaaggaacttaaacatgggctttttacatggcacatattgcacttttactttcttctccaacactgtgtttttgcattatttaaaccaaacatgaacatgtttcattatttatttaggaCTAAATTGAATgtattaatgtattatattaagttaaaataaaaaggttaattgttcattcagtattgttgcaattgtcattattataaatatatataaaaatcggcaTCAGCTTttctttggtcctccaataaatcggtattgaaaaatcataatgggTCGACCTCTAATCCATATACCACCACCAGGCTACTATTGTACACCATACACCCAAATAGCACCTCTAGCCTGAACATGTTATGTTGTTGGGGCTTTAAACTAAAGGCATTTTAAACTTGTCTCAAAGTCTCTACAGTGGTTGTGATCTATTTCAGAAACAGAAAAAGACTATGCTCAGCCTGTCACAAACGGAGAATGATGTTCTTAATTTGAATTTGTAATTTGCCAAATGCCTCTGGTAATCAGTCACAATTACAGAAATGAGTTGTGGCTTTCCAGCCTGCGCTGCCTATTTAGCACCTCTCACACTTggcaggcaggcgggcgggcaggcGGTCGAGCCTCACAAAGCCTGGTAGTTATTAGCATTGAGGCCCCAGCAATAATCCCCTCTTTAAAGATAATCACGGAGGGTACTACAAAGGAGTAGTCTGGTGCAAAGGAGGAATCTGGTGCAAATCAAGTTACATATGGAGTCTTAGAGTAGTGTTAACGACAAGTCATCAGTGCTTAAAACCTAGGCTATTTTCAACTTGCCTGATTTGATTCATACTTTAGATCAGTTTTCCAAAGTTGTGGGTCTCTGATTGGACTGAAGTGTAAATCAATATATGAAAAACTTGTAGCAGTGCCAGGCATTCACacaatttacaatactttttggACAGGTCTCAAAATCGGTTAAATAAACAGTCACATTCCACAGGTTCTACATAACGGATGGTCTttcacagacagacaatatgtcaAGAAGAGGTTAATATGGctgatattttttttctctcactaccTTGCCTGATGCCTTCAGCTTCTTCTGCACATCTTCTGCTGGCATGTCCACATAGATGACCAAGTGAGGGGGAAGGAACTCACAGATGCTGATACCTTTGATTTCATTGTAGTGGTCAACACCTGCATTACAGAACATACAAGATTCATCGACCTCAGCAATGTAAATTGCCCTCATGTTATTTATGGTGACATAGAGCAAAAAAGCTTCTTCACCCCGTTTATTTATTGAAAACAATAATGACCTTTCAATATCATGGCATTGTCAAGTTGATGTTAAACCTGATCCGATTCATAACAATACAAAAAGACTATTCAGATCTGTTCCACCCTTGTTATAGGGATTTCAGTACTTACACTGCTTTCTGATGTAACCCTGTTTGAACATGGCATCCACAAACACCATGTCACTGTAGGGGGAGCGCTCTAAGACCACACCTTGGCCTGGAGCGAGAGAAAGTTCATGACAAGAACATGAATAGAATAATGTTTAAGATCTAAATGCAAACAGACATTTAGAATAGCACTAGGCATTCATTTAACTACAGAAACACGTCAAGAGCTAAATGTCTGTTGTTTTTCCCCCAATAGCCTAACACAATCTTGCTGTCATTTTTTTGTGTGATATGCGAGCGCATTCCTTAGCCAACCAGCCATACCTGTGGTGAGCAGGTGTTCCATGGCATCTGACCACTGCAGGAGCCTCATGAGGTACATCCATGCCTGCAGCCGGTAGGAGTTCCCGTCAGCAGCCTTGGGGTCTCCGTAGAACTTCTCCAGGCTGCAGTTACCATTAAAGGCGGTTGGCAGAGGCGCCTTCTCCGCTGTCATCTTGTCCAAGTAGTGCGTGTCAGGCTCGGGCATGTACAGCATCCCTACAGACATCAGGCAACGTGTTAATGTTGTCAATCTTCAATGGGGGCAGGGGGGTCATTGTGCCCTTCTGTTTTGTCCCAGCAGGTAGGAAAgggattaaaaaaagaaaaatgttgGTACTAGCAGAGAATACCATAACTACGCCACATTGATATGCGCTTTAAATGAGTCATAAAAATGCAGATGATTGGCGTTATCAACTTCTAACCTACCAACTTATAAAGCCTAATAAACAAGTAGTTTATAACTGCATTGACAACAGCCTGATCATTACCCAGCTTTTCAGCCAGATTCTGGGCCAGCGCCCCCTTTCCTGAGGACAGGTTGCCATCAATGGAGATTATCTTGCTGTTCTCCTTGAACCTTGGAGTTGTTCTCTCGCCCAGTGCATATGCCCACCAACCGTACCGCAGGTTCCTTACTGAGCTTGTGTGAATACCAGCCTAAAATACAGAATATATGTTTATCAATGAACAGTAGTTCACAAATCAAATATTGAAATGTACTCAGTGTCAATAGAATGAGCATCTGAATGTCATGCTTCTGTCCTGTCCTGACTAAAATCCACCAGTAATGGCTGGTCCAACAGGCAACCTTCTGAGCTCATCTAGTAAACATTAGCTAATTAATTTAGCAGGCTAGACATCTTGTTTTGAGTTAAATGAAGCTAGCTGTTAATTATTTACAATACATTATTGCAGAATAGTTGTTGACAGACGCAAACCACACATCTGTTAGCATTAGGATTGTTGTTCTGGTGTCCTTGTATCAAAGCTTGTGAACTTGATGTCTTTCGTTGCGCTTGAGAGCATTTTGGCAATTCGTTTTACAACCTTACCGTCCGAATAGTTGTCCCTATTTTGAACACGGCTATCCCCGAGGGGAGGACCAACTGGAGCACCCGTACCACCATGGTTATTTTCCACCAGAACCACAAATCGTCTCCCAAATCGCTCTATTTGATAGTCCTTCGTTGCGCGACAATAACGCGTCGGGAGTTTTTTTTGTTGCCCGTAGTCGCTTAATATTGACGTTTTcatttcaatgtgtgtgtgtgtgcgcgcgtgtgtgtgtgtgtgtgtgtgtgtgtggggggttcttGTCCGTGGTCGCTTAATATTGACGTCATCAATAGTGTGCAATAGAATTGCCTGAAAGAAATAGAGGAATTTCAAATGTTCAAGATGATCTACCTACTGTCTCGTttagaagagttacagggtgtgttaacgGGTGGTATCCCGTCCTCCCGGCCGttggcatggtgcaggagcagataggatcaaagtagtggaatggtgTAGTttgtagtgggtttttaatgaacGTAGGTGGCAGCTGAGAAGTATGGGTGTATGATATTTTACCGCAGAAGAGTTATAAGATGTTTTtgagatgtttttcttttgatgaAATAGTGTTATATAGGGTTGGTTGGTGGTGCAATTTCTTATTTTTCCCCCttcctttttatttttgtatcacaaATGTAACGTGATCGAACACACACTaccagtaggtggcggcatgcacaaaCAAAACGTACGAACACCATGATACCAAAGAAAAAGAAGCTACTGTCTCTTTTCTAACTTCtactttttttactttttttttttttacagtaaatgTTTTAATACAGCAAGTTGCACGCAAATGCTCTAACACTAAATCCCTTATGACGGTTACATGAAAAAGAGAGTTGGAACAGGAGAGAAAACATTAACAGTGTATGCCCCTCTGTGGTCTAGGTTCTAGAACAAAGTACATGCCCAGATTGTAGTAGATACAATTGGGAGACCACTCTAAACAATGTAATTTGCATTACATCAGTGGGACAAGAGATAGTAACAACATATGGCCGTAAGACTTGTTTATTGTAAATGCTTCAACTTTGCTGACCGTAAGAAACAGAAAGGGGTGTGGTATTTGTTATTCCAAAAATTGGAGTAGTTGACATTGGAATAACGGTTCATTCATCAATATATATTCAGAAGAACATTAAATTTTTTCATGAAAACAATGCACTCGGTCCTCATCACTGCAGGTTGTGTATCATCTCCTCTTTGGCGATGAGATGTGTGGTTTTGTTGACCAGGGACATGAGGGAGTTCAGTTTGTGGGACCAGTCGTTGAGCAGGTCGTTGGGGTCCTCTGGAAGTTGATGATGCCGGCTAGCCTGTCCACCTTGGCGTAGATGGTCTTGTTCACCACCAGGTTGGAGAGGAACTCCTCAGACTCGTCAATGGAGAGGTCCAGGAGTCCAGCCATCCTCTTCATTGTGATTCTTGTGTAATATTTGGCCATAATTCTTATATTGTGTTCCACCACTCTATTCTTGAGGTCCTTCCACCTCTTCTCGCCCTCCTCTGAGGAGTTGAATACGTCGGTGGCCGGGCTGTCGGGGGAGCCCTCCCTCAGCTCCTCCCCATAATCCTCCACCAGGGAGGCCCAACGCATTAGCTCAATGGTGGTGAACTGCTTCAGGAGGTCCTTGTATTTGGGTATTTCTTCCAATTTCTTGTCTTCGTTGATTCTGTGCACCAGGTCTGACTGCTCGTTGTCGTAGGGAGCCAGTATCACATACAGAACAACACTTTTCAGGGCGTGTTGCCATTTGGAGCTATCCTCCAGAATGCAGGGGGTATCATAGATGGCACAGTAGTGTTTGTAGATGGACAAGTAGGATCCCTCGTGCTGGTCTACTTGGATCATCAGATTGTAATACTTCAGCTTAGACTCCTCGGTGCCATCCTCTGTAAAGAACTTGGTGTTGATCT
This portion of the Oncorhynchus tshawytscha isolate Ot180627B linkage group LG26, Otsh_v2.0, whole genome shotgun sequence genome encodes:
- the LOC112234359 gene encoding NADH dehydrogenase [ubiquinone] 1 alpha subcomplex subunit 10, mitochondrial — its product is MVVRVLQLVLPSGIAVFKIGTTIRTAGIHTSSVRNLRYGWWAYALGERTTPRFKENSKIISIDGNLSSGKGALAQNLAEKLGMLYMPEPDTHYLDKMTAEKAPLPTAFNGNCSLEKFYGDPKAADGNSYRLQAWMYLMRLLQWSDAMEHLLTTGQGVVLERSPYSDMVFVDAMFKQGYIRKQCVDHYNEIKGISICEFLPPHLVIYVDMPAEDVQKKLKASGKDVPLPYLKSIEDAYKKTYLPKISENAELLAYDAMQAQDIERIAEDIEDLKFEKGPWVEQDDVTLHYMRMLVEDKMRVADLTLVPNFLPEVTIGAHEYDAGYYAFKSLLGKKYAEGYNADIGDKNIWLK